The Biomphalaria glabrata chromosome 17, xgBioGlab47.1, whole genome shotgun sequence genome segment AGACAAAGAAGCATTGCTCttgtaataaatgtattaataacaTACAAGACAATACTTCCATTTCTTAACGGTAACAGAAATGCAATACGGTCACATCTCAACGTTTTGTTCAAAATAGACTAAAACACAACTGATGAATTTAGTCGTTGCTTAGGAGCAAGGCCCCCTTCCCCAAAGGGGGCCCAGCTTCTGGCTTCGCCTTTTACTGCATCATCTTTTCTATTGACATACCGTTATAACTGTGTCTTTTAACTTTGTTCTAAACGCGGGCATTAcataaattgaaaaaacaaaatattaacaacaattCTAACACTGCATTGTTGTCAATGACTAATGCCTAGCCTTCAACCTGTCACCCTCAGCTCAGGGATGATACACCGTGGCTGTAGATAGATGGACATTAAACTCAGCCAGCACACGACACGTGCATAATCTAACACGTGCAGAGCCCGCATTAAACAGACACTGAAATAGTTGAGACTACAAAAACAAGTTTAAGTTAATGCGTGCTAAGTAAAATGGGGCGTAACTAACTAAAGTGTATACgtctataaataacattttttttttcaaatttctttATCCTATAGTAAGTATGCATATCTATGCAATAGACCTTGTCTAATGAAATGAGACTTAAAGGGCTAAATAATCTTAAATATAGTAGTATACCTGCCCGACAGTGTTTGATTCAATTTGAAATGCAAGAGAGAGATATTAACATTTTTCCCTTTCACATTGGAGACTTTCCATTATTTGCATATTTAGTTTGTATAGCGCATAAATTGGAAAATATTCATGTCTTGGTTACATTTATGGAGGCACGGATGCTGAacggttaagtgcttggcttccgaaccggctTCGAATTCCTggtaaagactgtgatttttaattttgggacttttaggcgcctctgagtccacccagctctaatggatacatgacatcagttagggagaagtaaaggctgttggtcgttgtgctgacctttacatcatctgccttatagaatagatcataagttctgaaaggggaacattattGTTTTCTAGTTAGATTTCCAGACGCTTtaagctttatatatttattttatcataCAAAAATAAGTAAATCTATTCAAGATAGAGAAAGCCAACGACAAAAGAGCTACAGTAATTGAGTTCCTCTCAAGTTTATCGGAAATTCTTATTGTACacatagattgatagatagatagatagatagatagatagatagatagatagattagatagattagatagacagacagatagccagatagacaaacagacagaaaaattgattgattgactgattgactgattgattgattgattaattgattgatgaaaaactctagattctaaaatATTGATATTTCTAAAAGCAATAATTCTTGGCGTTAGTTTCGGGCGAGTTCGCTGCACTTAATGTACACATTCTTCAATGGACAATATTTCTGAATCATATAAGGGAATGTTGGAACAATGAATCCTAGGTtgtaaacagtggcgtagctagggtgggggagggatgGGGTCCCAATGGGAAAATTTCCAACGGGCCCCACTTTTGAGGGTCACCGaaatgagtgtccgaattttgtttttacattaaaaattacgccattatctcatgtcatgatgtcaaatgtcaaaatgcaggggctcctAAAGAGATGAAGCCCCACCCCGGGctcccaaatccctagctacgccactggttgtgAACAACAAATTTATAATAAActtaaattgaaattaaaagttCGTCTAGTGAATATGCAACATATCCGACGACAACACAAGATAGAGATAAAACTCTAATGAAAGTCTCTGTATGACACACATGTACTGTACGCCCTGGTGTACACATATCTCCTGTACATAGGTCAGTATTCAAATCTATTTAAATTACGGTGTCTAGAGTACAATCATGTGTTGAAGACAAAATTATGTGAACAACTGAATACACACTTAATCAATATGATCTATATTATTCATAGAATACACACTAAATCTATTTGAAGAAGGAAGGAAAGACAAACACATGAGATAGAAATGAAGAGGCTATATGAGTTACGAATTCGGAATCTGTAAATGTTatgaattgttttattttctttactgTATGTTATGAGTACGAGTTATGAATTCGAGTGTGTATTATTTAAGAGGCTTAAGACTTATTCCATATGATAGGACAACTTTGGAGACGCAGTGACAATCATGGTGAAGACAGgcgatttttagggcacctcgagtccacccagctctaatgggtacctgacatttattagaggaaagtaaaggcggttggtcgttgtgatggccacgtgacactttcgttaaccgtgggccatagaaatagatggcctttatatcatctgccacatagatagctaggtctgaaagggaaactttactaagACAAAATTGTACAAGTGTTGCTTCTTCGGTAATGCCATTTGAACATGGATGGGGGTTGACTTAATTAGTGTTGTAACTGTATCGCAGAGTTAATTGTGTGTGTGACCAACTGGCACTCGCAATGCAAACAGTTTCACGTGCTGCATGGCCATCCACTGTGTCAGTGCACAAGAGACAGTATTAGTATGAACTTTACATGCAAAATTCCCCAATATTTGGTCAAGTGATGGAAAGCCTTCCGAAGGAATAGAAACAGATTGTTTAAGACAGCCCAGTTCAGAAAGTGAGGAGACAGGGACTGTAAGTCGGCCGTGAAGTCAGTCCGGGAGGATTGATCCTCGAATAAAGCAGTACGAGTCCAGGATGAGTGAGAGAGGGACAGTAGAGTTTTAATGGCAGTACAGTGTAACATTTGTAGTCAgtttattgtgttgccaattgtgtcgtattggctgttatctatttatttactcATTAAAGTACCACATTATTTTGGAGTCTCGTTGTCAGGTTCCTGACTTAAATGTGTTGTGTTGAGCAGTGGCTACAgtaggcctgattaggagagagaatcaTAACATTACtaccaaaaaaacaacccaTTAACGTAGGTTACGTAGCAGACTTTAAGTCTTTAATTAACATGTACAAGATTATTTCAAGGAGAcctgtaattatcttctctttcgaAGGAACCTCTATAATATGCAAGCCAAGAGTTACTTGGAGTCTTTGAAATTTAAGGGAGACAAATAAATGATCTAAGCAGTAGCAAAAGTTTGGTTAGACAGACAAGAAGATAGAGAATTATACATTTAAGCCGAACTCTATCCCTGGTCGgcattctctccctttctctccttctctctctctctctctctcttttctctctctctcttacattcTTTGTctgtttcatattttaaaaattctatacCTCAAAAAATACTTAATTTGTAAAGGTAAAACTTTCAGAGTTCAAACACTTTCATGTATAAACAGCGAGAATTTATACATTTTCATAAAATAAGAGTAGTTGGCAAGgtaatctcttcagtactgaataactatttaaatttcttggaatctttgggcttccataggaaATAAGGACAGATCCTTCCGAAAAAATCCCAAAAACTTGCGCTCGTCCACAACAGATgacaatggacaacccagtgatcgtcaaatttggacagtttatgaacaattttaacgtgaactgttgtgttGAACTGTTGaacttatgttagtgtcttatgtttttttggcaatgtaatctcttcagtactgaataaaaaaaagttatacaataattattttaaaaaatattatgagcTGCTTTTGTCAGTAAATAATACTCTTACACCCAGAGTATCCTTTTGTTTTTGATCATTTCGTCTCctaattttttcttctttctattCACACATTATGTGTTCCATGTCCATGATTACAAAATGTGTGCAGGGCAGACAACAATTGTTTCCGCCTTTAGTTGTACACAAGGCGTTCATTACTCATTAGTCAGACCTCCAGCATATCATTACCATTTTACGGACCAGCGCCGAGGGGGAGACAAGCTGCTGCACTTAGGGagcttttgttttcaaagacattgcagggagagagagagaaacagagttTTCATGTTTCAAGATCTTTTCTCTGTGATAGTTTTCTTGCTTTCGAAGAGAATAAAGACTTGTTGATAGCGTCATCGGAaacttttattattgttttctttttttaaatgtttaaaggtAAGTGACTTtattgtttgtgaattgtttccCCTTGGCAATAATGTTAAATTAGATGATGTGGGGGTTTAAAGGAGGATAAACTTGACGGAGCAATATGGttgcattttattttgatgatATTTGTTGATAGACCTGTAGGTCATAGTTTCTTTGGGTGCACAATGAAATGCTGTGAGGCGGCCTCAAGAGTACGTGAGAATCAGGAGTGTCATATGCGGTGCCTTATTTGAACCCTCTTAACCAAAATACTAAGAGCCTTCATGGTAATTGGAATTTGGAATAAATACCGGAAAGGCTTTAACACTATAAAGTATTATAGAGTAACAAGTCCTTGTTAAGGTGAATGGTCCTCTTATAAGTCCACCTAACTGTATTTCCATCTAAAGCATAAAGGTACGGTAATTAAAATGTGTGGCAGAAGTCTTGCATGTTTGTATAATaggttggggagggggggcaaAGGAATGTCTATATGTCGGCCGACCTCAGACGCGAGGCCTTAAACGGCCGCCCCTGGCTTGCAACCCTGAAGGTGGACTTTGAGAAGCTCAGTGTTAAAAATGTACCTGCTACTGTAAAGAGAAATCATTACAGACTATAAGTCTACAAAACGGGTACTCCAAAAActgatataattatttttttttttggagggggggggattttttaaattgctgtaTTTCTGTTATTCTACAGatgatatataaaaataatctgTCTGCATCTTTATATCACTTGTGAAAATAGTTCTAATACACAATAGCCATACACAATCAAgtcaaactaattttttaaactcacATTACCATTTACTTTGTAGTATTCCTGACCAATTTCCacgtttaatgtttttttttttatatgatatCATATACCACATAACTTTGCAAGTAAGAGAAAAAGCCCAACATTTTAAGTTACAGAAAGATATACAACACATAACTTTTGGAGAGAGACTCCATTCAAACGAGATTATAGAAATTCAATACTATCTAAGACGGCTGCATCAACAATACAATtattccccctctctctctcagcaATCTCTTTAACCAAAAAAACTGACTTGGTGATAGAATGATTCACTTTCTTTGAGGATacatgtttcttttattttaaacgtGATTAGCTAATGTCTGTGTCAAGAACCTTTTAatattactaatttttttttatttttggagatgttttatttcaagttacATACAAAATGTGTATTGACTTGTTATGGTGAATTGGTAAGTGGTCGAAAGGATCAAAGTAACAATGAATGAGAAGGTCAAGAGGTTAGAGAGAAGTAGATGCGAGTCTATTGATGTTATTTGGTTCAACAAAGATGATTCTAATTACCTCCACAGTGCGTACGCCACTGACGTCCTAGAAAACGACGCCTTGCAAAAGTCGCACAGTCCACAGACTGAAACTTGCAAGGCTACTTCCACGACCCTGACAGATTTGCAAAGAGAAATCGGCTACTTTCCCGCTCGGGCTGAGAATAACCTTGATACATCTCGGTCTGACTCCTCAGATTGGGACTCAGAATCTGTGTCTGAAGTTATCAAACGTAACTCTGCGGCAACATCCGAAGACAACAGAGCTTGTAGTACTGATTGGAATAACCCCCATGTTGGATCTACACTTGGAGGCATAATTATAAAACTCGTCAAATCGGGTTcgaagaacaacaacaaaaactctCAGAAGTTTGTTACTGGTTGTGATACAAACAACGGAAACAATTCCACTCTAGAAAGTGGTCTGAAAATTTTTGATGAGGTGACCACGGGAAAAGCCATCTTCATCGAGGACAACGTAGTGATTGATTCCTTTCAATCCCTCAATCACGTCCAGGACATATGCACGCTCTCGGCACGAGTTCACAATCAGATCCAGGATGGTCAGCATTTTGAGGGGTCAGTAATTGCTCCATTGTGCCATTGCGGACTTTTACTTGATTCGGAAGAACTCATTTCATCCGAATTCGAACAAATGGATCGCGGGAAAAATCAGACCAGCATCGCTTACGAAAGACGTTTAGCGGAGCGGACATCTTCGCGAATAACGAAACCGGAAGCAGTTAAGAAGCAAGTCGGATTCAAAATCGATCCTGATAAAAAATCAGGGCTCATGAAACGAGCGTCCCCGAAGCCTAACGAGGAGGAAGTCGCAAAGAAAACGATGACGGCTAAAGAGGTCCATGTACAGGAGCATGTCTTTCACACTCATAATTCCGGACTGGCCTATTCCGCCCAAACAAGTACGGTCAAGAAAAGTTCCAGCGGAACCATGGGTGAATCGAGCAGAAGGAGGTTAGACATGCGGTCGGTGAGCCTTGCAGATCACGAAACTGAGCTGAGAAAAAGTCAAACGGAAGTGGATGAGCTAAAAACAGAGGTAAGAGATGTAGGCTGCTAGATTTGTTTGTTCAGATATGAAGTCCATGCATCATATTTCTACAGCATTATagcagaaaatattttatgcaaaataaaagctaatgaattttataattatttttttagcattggCTCTTCACCGAATTCTTTGTCTGATCCCCAATAAACTAGTTGCTAATTTAATCATATTCGCTTTATGGGGATCACAGCTCTATGGGTCATGCTCCTTCTGAGGTGAGGTAGTAATTATACATCAAGAATGTTCGAATCCTCATACCCTTATACCCTCTAATcgtttaaaacttttaattgtatggagattttaaattaaacttttagccTCTGTTCTCATAAATCTGTAGAAAAATCTAAGAACAGATAATTATATATGACAATCAGTCTCAGGTTTCTTCAGTAGTTTAATACGTAGAAATAAAATCTCACATGAATttggttgacctaaaaatgCGAATATTAAAGTACTCTAAGATCATTGTGTTTTTCTTAATCCTCATTGAGGCCACAATTAGTTCCTCTTTTTTAACGTGGACAATTGGAATTTTCTAATTAACTAGAGACTTAGGAAGGTGAGTCTAGCACAACGACTATCTGCTATGTATAACAGCAGGTGATATCATAGACATAATTGAATAACACTTTGTACGTAACGTAGTGATAGCGGCCCCTTGCATGAAACTAGAAGAACACATCGGTATCAGAAAACATAATTTTAGTGCTGCATTAATTGATTATTATgagggcgcagtggctgagtggttaagcgcttggcttcctaacctggggttctgggttcgaatctcgttgaagactggcattttgaatttcgtgattatagggcgcctctgattccacccaactctaatgggtacctgactttagttggggaaagaaaaggcggttggtcgttgtgttggccacatggcaccctgcaagtttaccgttggccaaagaaatagatgaccctAACTTCATCTTTACTTATGTAAACTTAAGGAATAAAAAGGACTTCTATAGCGAGGTTATAATTTAACTccttctctccgtaattatatGCTTAGTTCtgatagaattattcatttttctcaTTTTGTTTCCACTATACTgatatgattaaacttcaataacttttttgtttgttatcagaaaatgttttatttggtatcgaattataggggaatgcatgctcttttttaaaacaacacatgttaaagtttataaatccaaaaatcaatttagcttaatggggtcaaatcaacgttggcatcgtcagttaggagagaaagagttaactgttATCCTTCTCCAGCACGACATTAGCGCTTGTCAATTTTTAGAATACACTAACCTATTACCGGTTCATGTATATCAACCTAGCGACTTTCTTCTAGCCAGGACTCGAGACGAATatgaagcaattaaaaaaaactattttcgtTTCCGTTTTAGtttgaattatttattattacttattGCATTCTTCTGTTTATGTTATAACAATGTCACGAGGCCCATGTTTTATCTCGTGTGTGTCTAGCTGGCCAAGCTGTCGCAAGAGATCGATGCGAGGAACGAGGAGATAGCGAGCCTCAAAGCCTCGCTGCAAACAGCAGAGGAAAAGGATAGACAGATGGAAGAGCTGGATGGGAAGCTTCGAGACACGGAGCGACAGATGGAGGAAGAGAGTAACAGGAGAGCGGCCTTGCAAGATGAGCTGGCTAGGATGGACGAGAGATTCACGGCGCTCAAAGTAAGGGAAACAACCGAGTTAATATTTTGAGACATGACTGAGTTAAgggacctttttttaaaataaattttgctcTCTCTCCGTCATTCGATTTGTTCTA includes the following:
- the LOC106080331 gene encoding uncharacterized protein LOC106080331, encoding MNEKVKRLERSRCESIDVIWFNKDDSNYLHSAYATDVLENDALQKSHSPQTETCKATSTTLTDLQREIGYFPARAENNLDTSRSDSSDWDSESVSEVIKRNSAATSEDNRACSTDWNNPHVGSTLGGIIIKLVKSGSKNNNKNSQKFVTGCDTNNGNNSTLESGLKIFDEVTTGKAIFIEDNVVIDSFQSLNHVQDICTLSARVHNQIQDGQHFEGSVIAPLCHCGLLLDSEELISSEFEQMDRGKNQTSIAYERRLAERTSSRITKPEAVKKQVGFKIDPDKKSGLMKRASPKPNEEEVAKKTMTAKEVHVQEHVFHTHNSGLAYSAQTSTVKKSSSGTMGESSRRRLDMRSVSLADHETELRKSQTEVDELKTELAKLSQEIDARNEEIASLKASLQTAEEKDRQMEELDGKLRDTERQMEEESNRRAALQDELARMDERFTALKVEFAEKEEKFETYLMNMYKKGLEAARFEREEELLMLAKNNKSNVTVRELTRKLSRTESELAKWQGLRLGESYFNSDLPRNESDATLSFVRDSFLHFMSDSADVHEHLKALLKIFKYSDEQLGKVWKGLEDFKNIDRKKIMDKIEVANGTAIGKNGHN